One Chryseobacterium sp. StRB126 genomic region harbors:
- a CDS encoding nitrilase family protein, which translates to MNIKISTAQFENKSGDKEYNLGVIEKLAQKASSEGSDIIVFHECSITGYTFARNLSKDQLLDIAELIPDGESIQRLQQIAKQYNIVILAGLFEKDENNNLFKAYVCVDETGLKAKYRKLHPFINPHLTPGNEYCVFEILGWKCGILICYDNNIIENVRATKLLGADIIFMPHVTMCTPSTRPGAGFVDPQLWENRVEDPTSLRLEFNGMKGRDWLMKWLPARAYDNGAYIVFSNPIGMDDDQLKNGCSMIIDPFGDIIAECHSFEDSFESAVIIPEKLTQAGGYRYLNARRPELYRDIIGKEHSSMQKVVWLNEKEK; encoded by the coding sequence ATGAATATTAAAATTTCAACCGCACAATTTGAAAACAAGAGTGGAGATAAAGAATATAACCTGGGTGTTATAGAAAAGTTGGCTCAAAAAGCTTCTTCTGAAGGCTCTGATATAATTGTCTTTCATGAATGTTCAATCACCGGATATACTTTTGCCAGAAACCTTTCCAAAGATCAACTACTTGATATTGCAGAACTTATTCCTGATGGAGAAAGTATCCAAAGACTACAACAAATTGCTAAACAATATAATATCGTTATTCTGGCCGGACTTTTTGAAAAGGATGAAAATAACAATCTCTTCAAGGCTTATGTATGTGTAGATGAAACAGGATTGAAAGCCAAATACAGAAAGCTTCATCCTTTTATTAACCCGCATCTTACACCAGGGAATGAATACTGTGTCTTTGAAATTCTGGGCTGGAAATGTGGTATTCTGATCTGCTATGACAACAATATTATTGAAAATGTAAGAGCCACTAAACTTCTGGGTGCAGATATTATTTTTATGCCTCATGTTACCATGTGTACGCCTTCCACAAGGCCGGGTGCTGGTTTTGTAGATCCTCAACTTTGGGAAAACAGGGTAGAAGATCCTACGTCTTTACGTCTGGAATTTAATGGTATGAAAGGAAGGGACTGGCTCATGAAATGGCTTCCAGCAAGGGCTTACGACAATGGAGCTTATATTGTCTTTTCAAATCCTATTGGAATGGATGACGACCAGCTTAAAAACGGATGTTCTATGATTATTGATCCCTTTGGAGATATCATTGCAGAGTGTCATTCATTTGAAGACAGTTTTGAATCGGCTGTCATCATTCCTGAAAAACTTACCCAGGCAGGAGGATACCGCTATCTCAATGCAAGACGTCCGGAACTTTACAGAGATATTATCGGAAAAGAGCATTCCTCTATGCAAAAAGTAGTATGGTTGAATGAGAAAGAAAAATAA
- a CDS encoding MFS transporter, with protein sequence MNYQKEIQINTASGSVKSKGLPAALWALTISAFGIGTTEFVIVGLLPTVAGDLGITIPSAGLLVSLYAIGVAIGAPILTALTGKIPRKMLLVSIMLLFVIGNGLASIAPGFITLVLARILTGFAHGVYFSIGSTIAASLVPEEKRATAISIMFAGLTLAIVTGVPLGTFIGQHFGWRATFIGVSILGMIGLLASLLLVPNNLKNGKTASIKSQFKVLGNKRLIFAFLMTTTGYGGTFVVFTYLSPILQKITGFQESTVTFILLIYGIAIALGNLIGGKVANKNPLKALLWMFAAQGLTLLAFYFTVSSPVLSIITLFFLGALSFATVPGLQLLVVQIAEKELPGTEDVASGINIAAFNIGIAIGSYAGGLIVTSSLGLGSTPWIGALFLVITVLITIISIRLSKKVN encoded by the coding sequence ATGAATTATCAAAAAGAAATACAAATTAATACTGCATCAGGAAGTGTAAAAAGTAAAGGACTTCCTGCTGCATTATGGGCACTTACGATCAGTGCCTTTGGAATCGGAACTACAGAATTTGTGATTGTAGGTCTTCTTCCCACTGTTGCGGGTGATCTTGGGATTACGATTCCGTCAGCAGGTTTACTGGTAAGCCTTTATGCCATAGGGGTTGCTATCGGAGCTCCTATTTTAACGGCACTCACAGGGAAAATTCCCCGCAAAATGCTTTTGGTTTCCATTATGTTATTATTTGTAATCGGAAACGGATTGGCTTCTATTGCTCCGGGATTTATCACGCTGGTTCTGGCCAGAATATTAACAGGATTTGCGCATGGTGTTTATTTTTCCATTGGCTCTACTATTGCAGCATCACTGGTTCCGGAGGAGAAAAGAGCAACGGCTATTTCCATTATGTTTGCCGGACTTACGCTAGCCATTGTAACAGGAGTCCCATTGGGAACTTTTATAGGACAACATTTTGGATGGAGAGCTACTTTCATTGGTGTTTCTATTCTTGGAATGATAGGCTTGTTGGCCAGTTTATTATTGGTTCCAAACAATTTAAAGAACGGAAAAACAGCATCTATCAAAAGTCAGTTCAAAGTATTGGGGAATAAGCGTTTGATTTTTGCCTTTTTGATGACCACAACTGGCTATGGAGGAACATTTGTAGTGTTCACGTATCTGTCTCCGATTTTACAGAAAATAACAGGATTCCAGGAATCTACAGTCACTTTTATCCTGTTAATATATGGTATTGCCATTGCGCTAGGAAACCTGATTGGGGGGAAAGTAGCCAATAAAAACCCATTGAAGGCCCTTTTATGGATGTTTGCGGCTCAGGGATTAACATTACTGGCCTTCTATTTTACAGTGAGCAGTCCGGTTTTAAGTATTATTACGTTGTTCTTTTTAGGAGCACTTTCTTTTGCAACAGTTCCAGGACTTCAGCTTTTGGTGGTACAGATTGCTGAAAAGGAACTTCCAGGAACTGAAGATGTAGCATCAGGAATTAATATTGCAGCTTTTAATATCGGTATTGCGATTGGATCTTATGCAGGCGGATTGATTGTAACCTCTTCATTAGGATTGGGAAGTACTCCATGGATTGGTGCGTTATTCTTAGTGATTACAGTATTGATAACCATCATCAGTATTCGTTTAAGCAAAAAAGTAAACTAA
- a CDS encoding bacteriocin-like protein gives MKNLKKITRDSMKSIKGAGPTYCRVGYIYMCNSIYECIPEQDIWDCVCGCVPVTRPV, from the coding sequence ATGAAAAATCTAAAGAAAATTACAAGAGACAGTATGAAATCTATCAAAGGGGCAGGTCCAACTTATTGTAGAGTTGGTTATATTTACATGTGTAATTCTATTTATGAATGTATTCCAGAACAGGACATTTGGGACTGTGTTTGTGGATGTGTTCCTGTTACTAGACCTGTATAA
- the pdeM gene encoding ligase-associated DNA damage response endonuclease PdeM, with protein sequence MFIATKEIVIQNETFILTNQRAVFWEKEKALLLSDLHIGKTAHFRKNGIALANHIMKSDLKRLSALIEYFQPEKFIVVGDLLHAGDNSDVDEFCHWRNQYSDLKFYLIEGNHDRISESLEQKLCLDFKESLLELGAFTLIHDFDKEKSGFQITGHIHPGIVLNSAVKSIRLPCFALSENQLLLPAFSEFTGLDTKNLPKKSKFFVFTDDGIYEV encoded by the coding sequence GTGTTTATTGCTACCAAAGAAATCGTTATTCAAAATGAAACTTTTATCTTAACCAATCAGCGTGCTGTGTTTTGGGAAAAGGAAAAAGCCTTACTCCTTTCCGATCTTCATATCGGAAAGACTGCTCATTTTCGAAAAAACGGTATTGCACTGGCCAACCATATCATGAAAAGTGATCTGAAAAGGCTATCTGCACTGATTGAGTATTTTCAGCCGGAAAAGTTTATTGTAGTAGGCGATTTGCTTCATGCCGGAGACAATTCTGATGTAGATGAATTCTGCCATTGGAGAAATCAATATTCTGATTTGAAATTCTATCTTATTGAGGGAAATCACGACCGTATTTCAGAGTCTTTAGAACAAAAGCTTTGTCTGGATTTTAAAGAATCCCTATTAGAACTTGGCGCGTTTACGCTGATCCATGATTTTGATAAAGAAAAATCCGGTTTTCAGATCACTGGGCATATTCATCCGGGGATTGTTTTAAATTCTGCTGTGAAAAGCATCAGGCTTCCCTGTTTTGCTCTTAGTGAAAACCAGCTGTTACTTCCGGCCTTCAGTGAATTTACAGGTTTGGATACTAAAAATCTACCTAAGAAAAGTAAGTTTTTTGTGTTTACCGATGATGGGATTTATGAGGTGTGA
- a CDS encoding 2,3-bisphosphoglycerate-dependent phosphoglycerate mutase, translated as MAKLFLVRHGQSLWNLENRFTGWQDIDITETGIEEAKNAGIALKKEKIDIAFTSVLLRAKHTLSIILDEIGKSNIPIVMDKALNERSYGNLEGLNKAETALKYGEEQVHTWRRSFDVVPPGGESLKDTYNRVIPYFEKEIAPLLKKGENVLIVAHGNSLRALIMYLEHLSPEEILEREIATGIPITYIFDENFHVSRRAG; from the coding sequence ATGGCAAAATTATTTTTAGTCCGTCACGGACAGTCACTCTGGAATCTTGAAAACAGATTCACCGGATGGCAGGATATCGATATTACAGAAACAGGAATTGAAGAAGCAAAAAATGCAGGAATTGCCTTAAAAAAAGAAAAAATAGACATTGCCTTTACTTCAGTTTTACTCAGAGCTAAACATACCCTTTCCATCATTCTTGATGAAATTGGAAAATCCAATATTCCTATTGTTATGGATAAAGCGCTGAATGAGCGTTCCTACGGAAATCTTGAAGGTCTCAATAAAGCAGAAACCGCCCTGAAATACGGAGAAGAACAGGTTCATACCTGGCGCAGGTCTTTTGATGTAGTTCCACCGGGTGGAGAAAGCCTTAAAGATACTTATAACAGAGTAATTCCTTATTTTGAAAAAGAGATCGCTCCTTTGTTGAAGAAAGGTGAAAATGTATTGATCGTTGCTCATGGAAACAGCCTTCGTGCCCTTATCATGTATCTGGAACATTTATCTCCCGAAGAAATCCTCGAAAGAGAAATTGCAACCGGTATCCCGATTACTTATATCTTTGATGAAAATTTTCATGTAAGCAGAAGAGCAGGATGA
- a CDS encoding ligase-associated DNA damage response DEXH box helicase: MAAFEHTNGFTIIQQWMKDKGISPFKFQMDTWKKFGSGYSGMVVAPTGFGKTFSVFLALISDFLNHPDNYKKGLKMIWITPLRSLSKDIAKAMQEAMDEIGLDWVVGVRNGDTDPKVRQQQVKKMPEILVVTPESLHLLLAQKNHETFFRDMKCVVVDEWHELLGSKRGVMVELGISQLRKYVPKLQIWGITATIGNLDEAMDVLIPYEIKKTKITAKEHKKIDIIPVFPDEVEILPWAGHLGHKLADKVVPIILESKSTIVFTNTRSQSEMWYQLLLDAYPDFAGQIAIHHSSIDAHLRIWIEENLSSGKLKAVVSTSSLDLGIDFKPVDTVIQIGSAKGVARFLQRAGRSGHSPFETSKIYCVPTHSLELIEVSALKEAVKQKVVEPREPQVLCFDVLVQFLMTLAVGNGFYPDEVYERIKKVYAFQEMMDEEWKSILEFLTIGGSVLKNYEEFHKIVIMEDGLYKVTSRKIAMLHRMNMGVIVSDAMLKVKFISGGYVGMIEEYFISKLKKEEKFILAGRTLEVAMIKDMTVYVRAAKGKAQVPSYLGGRLPLSSNLGHFLREKLSHALSPKASEKELKFLHPLLSNQEENSHIPQEDEFLVEMIKNREGYHLFMYPFEGRLVHEVMAALIAYRISKLAPISFSMAMNDYGFELFSDKEIPLNEENLQQILTRDNLMNDVIASINSAEMARRKFRDIAVISGMVIQNYAGQQRSNKSLQSSAGLIFKVLEDHDSNHFLIKQAYTEVFNMQLQEQRLVEAFKRIEKSTVILKHSRSFTPLSFPIKVDSLRQTLSSEGLDARIKRMLKLSNISDI, translated from the coding sequence GTGGCAGCCTTTGAACATACCAACGGATTTACCATCATTCAGCAATGGATGAAGGATAAAGGCATATCCCCTTTTAAATTTCAGATGGATACATGGAAGAAATTTGGAAGTGGATATAGCGGTATGGTAGTGGCCCCCACAGGATTCGGGAAAACTTTCTCTGTCTTTTTAGCATTGATCTCAGACTTTTTAAACCATCCCGATAACTATAAAAAGGGATTAAAAATGATTTGGATTACTCCGCTCCGTTCTTTGTCTAAGGATATTGCGAAGGCAATGCAGGAAGCCATGGATGAAATTGGCCTTGATTGGGTGGTTGGGGTAAGAAACGGAGATACAGATCCTAAAGTAAGACAGCAGCAGGTAAAAAAGATGCCTGAAATCCTTGTGGTAACTCCGGAAAGTTTACACCTTTTGCTGGCTCAGAAAAATCATGAAACCTTTTTCAGGGATATGAAATGTGTTGTGGTAGATGAATGGCATGAATTATTAGGCTCAAAACGCGGTGTTATGGTAGAACTGGGTATATCACAACTCAGAAAATATGTTCCAAAACTCCAGATCTGGGGCATTACGGCTACAATTGGAAATCTGGATGAAGCCATGGATGTTTTGATTCCATATGAGATCAAAAAAACAAAAATAACAGCCAAAGAACATAAAAAGATCGACATTATTCCCGTTTTCCCGGATGAAGTTGAAATATTACCGTGGGCAGGACATCTTGGACATAAGCTTGCAGATAAAGTAGTTCCCATTATCCTTGAATCAAAATCTACCATTGTTTTTACCAATACCCGAAGCCAGAGTGAAATGTGGTATCAGTTACTCTTGGATGCCTATCCTGATTTTGCAGGACAAATTGCCATTCATCACAGTTCCATTGATGCTCATTTAAGAATCTGGATTGAAGAAAATCTAAGTTCCGGAAAATTAAAAGCAGTTGTTTCCACCTCATCATTAGATCTGGGAATTGATTTTAAACCTGTGGATACGGTCATTCAGATTGGTTCTGCAAAAGGAGTCGCAAGATTTCTTCAAAGGGCTGGCCGCAGCGGGCACTCCCCTTTTGAAACTTCTAAAATCTATTGCGTTCCTACCCATTCATTGGAATTAATAGAGGTTTCTGCTTTAAAAGAAGCGGTAAAACAGAAAGTTGTTGAACCAAGAGAACCCCAGGTTTTGTGTTTCGATGTTTTGGTACAGTTTCTAATGACTTTAGCGGTTGGAAACGGTTTTTATCCTGATGAAGTCTATGAAAGGATCAAAAAAGTGTATGCTTTCCAGGAAATGATGGATGAAGAATGGAAAAGTATTCTTGAGTTTCTGACCATTGGCGGAAGTGTTTTAAAAAACTATGAAGAATTCCATAAGATTGTGATTATGGAAGACGGTTTATATAAAGTGACTTCCCGAAAAATAGCTATGCTTCACCGCATGAATATGGGCGTTATCGTAAGCGATGCTATGCTCAAAGTCAAATTTATCTCTGGAGGTTATGTAGGCATGATTGAAGAATACTTTATTTCCAAACTGAAAAAAGAAGAAAAATTTATTCTGGCAGGAAGAACTCTGGAAGTTGCTATGATTAAAGACATGACGGTTTATGTGAGAGCTGCCAAAGGAAAAGCCCAGGTTCCGAGTTATCTCGGCGGAAGATTGCCATTGAGCTCTAACCTGGGACATTTTTTACGAGAAAAACTTTCACATGCCTTAAGTCCAAAAGCTTCGGAAAAAGAACTGAAATTCTTACATCCGCTATTGAGTAATCAGGAAGAAAACTCTCACATTCCTCAGGAAGATGAATTTCTGGTGGAAATGATTAAAAACCGTGAAGGCTATCATCTTTTTATGTATCCATTTGAAGGCCGTCTGGTACATGAAGTAATGGCTGCGTTAATCGCGTACCGGATTTCTAAACTGGCCCCTATTTCTTTCTCAATGGCGATGAATGATTATGGATTTGAATTGTTCAGTGATAAGGAAATTCCGTTGAATGAAGAAAACTTACAGCAGATATTAACCAGGGACAACCTGATGAATGATGTGATTGCCAGTATCAACTCAGCAGAAATGGCAAGACGAAAATTCAGGGATATTGCTGTGATCTCGGGAATGGTGATTCAAAATTATGCCGGACAGCAGCGTTCCAATAAATCGTTACAAAGCTCAGCCGGACTTATTTTTAAAGTTTTGGAAGATCATGATTCCAACCATTTTTTAATCAAACAGGCCTATACCGAAGTTTTTAATATGCAGCTTCAGGAACAACGTTTGGTAGAAGCCTTTAAAAGAATTGAAAAGTCTACGGTTATTTTGAAACATTCCCGTTCTTTTACCCCTTTAAGCTTTCCAATCAAGGTAGATAGCCTTAGACAAACACTTTCCAGTGAAGGCTTGGATGCGAGAATTAAAAGAATGCTGAAACTTTCCAATATATCAGATATCTGA
- a CDS encoding ATP-dependent DNA ligase has translation MRHFAGLINALETTNKTNAKIDAIIDYLERAPDEDKVWFIALFTGKRPKRNVNTNLMKEWALEITGLPFWLFQESYSSVGDLGETLSLILPPPQENIERSLSQWMKDIVDLQDKKETEKKDFVLSSWNGLDYTERLIFNKLIGGSFRIGVSDKTLINALTKFSEQEASTLTHSLMGKWKPEEVSYKELISAENINPDNSKPYPFCLAYPLEKELEVLGQPDEWLIEYKWDGIRGQIIRRNDEVFIWSRGEELITEQFPEIAQTVMAMKGNFVLDGEILAVKEGKVLNFNELQKRLNRKTLTKKMLFEIPIEVFTYDLLELEGHDLRNKPVSARRAMLEELLLNETTENIRLSKSIDFEKWEDLNEIRENSRSVNSEGLMLKQKNSPYHAGRKKGDWWKWKINPFTIDAVLIYAQKGSGRRSAYYTDYTFAVKNEDKLVTIAKAYSGLTDKEIMEVSKFVTKNAIEKFGPVRTVKAELVFEIAFEGIGFSNRHKSGVALRFPRIVRWRKDKTVDEIDTLEEIKKLIQ, from the coding sequence ATGAGACATTTTGCAGGCCTTATCAATGCTTTGGAAACGACCAATAAAACCAATGCTAAAATTGATGCTATCATTGATTATCTGGAACGTGCTCCGGATGAAGATAAAGTGTGGTTTATTGCTTTATTTACAGGAAAAAGACCCAAAAGGAATGTCAATACGAACTTAATGAAGGAATGGGCATTAGAAATCACAGGACTCCCTTTCTGGCTCTTTCAGGAAAGCTATTCCTCAGTTGGAGATCTTGGAGAAACCCTCTCATTAATTCTCCCACCACCACAGGAAAATATTGAACGAAGCCTTTCCCAATGGATGAAGGATATTGTTGATTTACAAGATAAAAAAGAAACCGAAAAGAAGGATTTTGTTCTGTCTTCATGGAATGGTCTGGATTATACGGAACGTTTGATTTTCAATAAATTAATAGGTGGAAGCTTTAGAATCGGAGTATCAGATAAAACTCTGATTAATGCATTAACCAAATTCTCCGAGCAGGAAGCCAGTACATTAACTCATAGTTTAATGGGGAAATGGAAGCCTGAGGAAGTTTCCTATAAAGAATTGATCTCTGCAGAAAATATCAATCCGGATAATTCCAAACCTTATCCGTTTTGTCTTGCATATCCTTTGGAAAAAGAGCTTGAGGTGCTGGGACAGCCGGATGAATGGCTGATAGAATATAAATGGGATGGCATACGTGGACAGATCATCCGAAGAAATGATGAAGTGTTTATATGGTCGAGAGGTGAAGAACTTATTACCGAGCAATTTCCTGAGATCGCTCAGACAGTAATGGCGATGAAAGGCAATTTTGTTTTGGATGGAGAAATACTTGCAGTAAAAGAAGGTAAGGTTTTAAATTTTAATGAATTACAGAAAAGATTAAATAGGAAAACTTTAACTAAAAAAATGCTTTTTGAAATTCCTATTGAAGTATTTACCTACGACTTATTGGAACTCGAAGGCCATGATTTGAGAAACAAACCTGTTTCTGCAAGAAGAGCAATGCTTGAAGAATTATTATTGAATGAAACCACTGAAAATATAAGGCTTTCCAAGAGTATAGATTTTGAGAAATGGGAAGATCTGAATGAAATCCGGGAAAACTCAAGAAGTGTAAACAGTGAAGGGCTGATGCTGAAACAGAAAAACTCGCCTTACCATGCGGGACGTAAAAAAGGCGATTGGTGGAAATGGAAAATCAATCCTTTTACCATTGATGCCGTTCTGATTTATGCCCAAAAAGGCAGCGGCAGACGAAGTGCCTATTATACAGACTATACTTTTGCCGTGAAAAATGAAGACAAATTAGTCACTATTGCGAAAGCGTATTCAGGTTTAACAGATAAGGAAATTATGGAGGTCAGCAAATTTGTAACGAAGAATGCCATTGAGAAATTTGGTCCTGTACGAACCGTAAAAGCAGAATTAGTTTTTGAAATTGCCTTTGAAGGAATAGGATTCAGTAACCGCCATAAAAGTGGTGTTGCCCTTCGGTTTCCAAGAATTGTAAGATGGCGGAAAGATAAAACAGTAGACGAGATTGATACACTGGAAGAAATCAAAAAATTAATACAATAA
- a CDS encoding ligase-associated DNA damage response exonuclease: MKLITLTQKGIYCPQGKFYIDPWRPVDMAVITHGHADHARWGMKKYLCHHFTKPILYQRIGKDIECQGVKYGEKININGVNVSLHPAGHIIGSAQIRLEYKGFVTVVSGDYKVQDDGLSTPFELVRCNEFVTESTFGLPIYNWLEVDDLNKKLQNWVLKNQENSKTSVFIGYSLGKAQRIMKAVEGLGKIYVHESIGRLNNAFEAVGVDLPEYTIADFRESPKDMEHEIVIVPPALLDSNIIKKIPDPATAICSGWMQVRGARRWRSADAGFPMSDHADWKGLLQTVKATEAEIVHVTHGQTEIFSKYLNEIGMKADVIETLFGEDEEVSEQETLENPKS; encoded by the coding sequence TTGAAGCTAATCACATTGACTCAAAAAGGAATTTACTGTCCGCAGGGAAAGTTCTATATAGATCCCTGGAGGCCTGTAGATATGGCTGTAATCACTCACGGACATGCCGATCATGCCCGTTGGGGAATGAAGAAATACCTTTGCCATCATTTTACGAAACCTATTTTATATCAGAGAATTGGAAAAGATATAGAATGTCAAGGGGTGAAATATGGGGAAAAGATCAACATTAATGGCGTAAATGTTTCATTACATCCTGCCGGACATATTATTGGTTCAGCCCAGATACGATTAGAATACAAGGGATTTGTAACCGTTGTTTCCGGAGATTATAAAGTTCAGGATGATGGTCTCAGTACCCCTTTTGAACTGGTGAGATGTAATGAATTTGTTACAGAAAGTACTTTCGGACTTCCCATTTATAATTGGCTGGAAGTGGATGATTTAAATAAAAAGCTTCAGAATTGGGTCTTAAAAAATCAGGAGAACAGCAAAACTTCTGTGTTCATCGGATATTCACTTGGAAAAGCTCAACGGATTATGAAAGCTGTAGAAGGACTGGGAAAAATATATGTTCACGAATCTATTGGACGACTGAATAACGCTTTTGAAGCTGTAGGAGTAGATCTTCCGGAATATACCATTGCAGATTTCAGAGAGAGCCCGAAAGATATGGAACACGAAATTGTGATTGTTCCTCCCGCTTTGCTTGACAGTAATATTATTAAAAAGATTCCTGATCCCGCCACTGCAATATGTTCAGGCTGGATGCAGGTGCGTGGTGCCAGACGATGGAGAAGTGCCGATGCAGGTTTTCCCATGAGTGATCATGCCGACTGGAAAGGATTATTACAAACTGTAAAAGCAACAGAAGCAGAGATTGTACATGTTACCCATGGACAGACGGAAATTTTTTCAAAATATCTGAATGAGATTGGAATGAAAGCAGATGTTATAGAAACCCTGTTTGGCGAAGATGAAGAAGTATCAGAACAGGAAACCCTTGAAAATCCAAAGTCATGA
- a CDS encoding SDR family oxidoreductase, with protein MENTENIALVVGATGITGSNLAEELLAQGWKTYGLSRNPNNSIPGLLPVKADLLDEQNLMEALKDLSPTHVYFTTWMRNDTEEENIRINSMLVRNLLNVLSPKKSVQHVALVTGLKHYLGPFESYVKEDKLPETPVREEYPRLPLPNFYYAQEDEIYKASERDGFTWSIHRPHTVVGYAVGNLMNIGATLAVYASICKETGRKFIWPGSEAQWNGVSDVTDAGILAKQLVWASTTESAKNQAFNITNGDVFRWKWLWKRLADWFGVEFEGFSDTIRPLEKELKNDQEIWKAIAEKNNLKENNLDRLSSAWHTDLDLGRPLEVMCDLSKSRKLGFTAYKSTEDSFIEVFKRLQAENIIP; from the coding sequence ATGGAAAATACAGAAAATATTGCATTGGTAGTAGGTGCTACCGGAATTACAGGAAGCAATCTTGCCGAAGAACTTCTTGCACAGGGTTGGAAAACTTATGGATTATCAAGAAACCCAAATAACAGCATTCCAGGTCTTCTTCCTGTGAAAGCAGATCTACTGGATGAACAGAATCTTATGGAGGCATTGAAAGACCTCTCTCCTACTCATGTTTATTTTACGACCTGGATGCGCAATGATACAGAAGAAGAAAATATTCGGATCAACAGTATGCTGGTAAGAAATCTCCTGAATGTTTTATCTCCTAAAAAATCAGTTCAGCATGTTGCTTTAGTAACCGGTTTGAAACATTATCTGGGACCATTTGAGTCGTATGTTAAAGAAGATAAATTACCGGAAACGCCAGTTCGTGAAGAATATCCAAGACTTCCGCTTCCCAACTTTTATTATGCTCAGGAAGATGAAATCTATAAAGCTTCAGAAAGAGACGGTTTTACATGGAGTATTCACCGCCCTCATACGGTTGTAGGATATGCGGTGGGAAATCTCATGAATATAGGGGCCACTCTAGCTGTATACGCGAGTATTTGTAAGGAAACAGGCAGGAAATTCATCTGGCCAGGATCTGAAGCACAATGGAACGGTGTCTCAGACGTTACTGATGCCGGAATATTAGCCAAACAATTAGTGTGGGCTTCTACTACAGAATCTGCAAAAAATCAGGCCTTTAATATTACCAATGGAGATGTTTTCCGATGGAAATGGCTATGGAAAAGACTCGCAGATTGGTTTGGAGTAGAATTCGAAGGTTTTAGCGATACCATAAGACCATTGGAAAAAGAACTAAAAAACGATCAGGAAATTTGGAAAGCTATTGCAGAAAAAAATAATTTGAAAGAGAACAATTTAGATCGTTTGTCTTCTGCATGGCACACTGATTTAGATCTTGGAAGACCGTTAGAAGTAATGTGTGATTTGTCAAAAAGCAGAAAACTTGGCTTTACAGCCTATAAAAGCACAGAAGACTCTTTTATCGAAGTATTTAAAAGATTGCAAGCTGAAAATATAATCCCTTAA
- a CDS encoding Crp/Fnr family transcriptional regulator, whose protein sequence is MFEVLLSHIQNKVEINDEQKSLIQTFFTIKKLKKRHYLLQEGEICRCLSFVSKGLLKSYFPDEKGNEHINMFAFEGWWISDFNSFIHQEKAVLNIDAVEDTEVLMITLENYEKMMLQIPAMDRYFRILYQNSLVTKDYRLIVSNGYTAEEKYLQLAQKNPEMIKRVPHNLIASYLGLAPETISRIRKKNSLNNT, encoded by the coding sequence ATGTTTGAAGTATTGCTTTCCCATATTCAGAATAAAGTTGAGATTAATGATGAACAGAAAAGTCTGATTCAAACATTTTTTACAATAAAAAAGCTGAAGAAAAGGCACTACCTGTTGCAGGAAGGAGAAATCTGCAGATGTCTGTCATTTGTAAGCAAAGGGTTGTTAAAATCTTATTTCCCTGATGAAAAAGGAAATGAACACATTAATATGTTTGCATTTGAAGGTTGGTGGATCTCCGATTTCAACAGCTTTATTCATCAGGAAAAGGCAGTTTTAAATATTGATGCTGTAGAAGATACTGAAGTCTTGATGATTACATTGGAAAATTATGAAAAAATGATGTTACAGATTCCTGCAATGGATCGCTATTTCAGAATTCTGTATCAAAACAGTCTGGTCACCAAAGATTACAGACTTATTGTTTCCAACGGATATACTGCTGAAGAAAAATACCTGCAACTGGCACAGAAAAACCCGGAAATGATTAAACGTGTTCCCCATAATCTCATTGCTTCCTATCTTGGACTGGCTCCCGAAACCATCAGCAGAATCCGCAAAAAGAATTCCCTTAATAATACTTGA